CCTATCGGGTCATAGGCAGCCTTGATTGCATTGGCGACTTTTGGAACTGCTTTAAATACATTCGCTGCCACTTCATCTGTTAATTCATAGACATTTTCCTTATGTACTTTAGGGATGACAAGTGTATGTCCTTTCGTTACCTGGCTGATATCAAGGAATGCCAGTACATTCTCGTCCTCGTAAACCTTGCTTGAGGGAATGTCGCCATTGATGATTTTGCAAAAAATACAATCACTCATTTGTTCCACCCTTTCCATTGATCATGTTTCTGGTATTTTATCACATTTTGCCAATAAACATAAAGAAAGAAAGGACAGGATCCGCATGGAATCCTGTCCCCTGAAGGGAAAACGATTTACTGTTCATTGACGTTCTCAGCAGGTTTACCTTTGATAAACACCTCATTTGTCAATTCATTTGAATTTACAAAAATGATGGGTTATTCAGTACCTGGTTCAATCGGACCATCCCCTGTCTGCTTTAGTCGGTTTCACAACTTATAAAGCGGGAAGTGATCTGCGACACACACCTCATTTCAGAATGTGGAGTGATGTTACTGAACGGCTGGGTTAACATTTACGTAGCGCAATGCAACCATCCCCTTATTTGAACGTTGAAATCAGTGTGCTTATAAATCGAATTATATGTCTTTAACAGACACCTCATTTCGAATTATTGCTTGTTTCCCCTTCAAAAATTATGATGCCCCGATTGAAAACATATATGCGAAAAAGTTTCGAAATAAGTTGAAGCTTTTCCTAATGGAGTTGTATTTGTTAAAATAACGGTACAGAAATACGAACTGGGAAGGACGTTGCACATGTCTTTATTGGAAATTAACGAGGTGACCGGTGGATATACAAGGAATCCGGTTTTAAAAAATGTGAGCTTCACGGTCAATGCAAATGAAATCGTGGGATTGATCGGCCTGAACGGTGCCGGAAAAAGTACGACAATCAAGCATGTGATCGGTTTGATGGAACCTCATAAAGGTGACATTAAAATCAATGGCAGGACCTTCTTGGAAGGCAAGGAGGAATATAGGAAACAGTTCACCTTTGTGCCAGAGACACCTATTCTTTATGAAGAGTTGACACTGGAAGAGCATCTGAGGCTGACCGCAATGGCCTATGGACTTGAGGAAAAGGAGTATGAAAAGCGCATTGATGCTTTGTTGAAGGAATTCAGGATGAGCAAAAGGCTAAAATGGTTTCCTGCCCATTTTTCCAAAGGGATGAAGCAAAAGGTAATGATCATGTGCGCATTTTTGGTACAACCCTCCCTTTATATTGTCGATGAGCCATTTGTCGGACTCGATCCCCTTGGAATTCAATCTTTGTTGGATCTGATGGACAAGATGAAAGAAAATGGTGCCGGCATTCTCATGTCG
This portion of the Mesobacillus sp. S13 genome encodes:
- a CDS encoding ABC transporter ATP-binding protein gives rise to the protein MSLLEINEVTGGYTRNPVLKNVSFTVNANEIVGLIGLNGAGKSTTIKHVIGLMEPHKGDIKINGRTFLEGKEEYRKQFTFVPETPILYEELTLEEHLRLTAMAYGLEEKEYEKRIDALLKEFRMSKRLKWFPAHFSKGMKQKVMIMCAFLVQPSLYIVDEPFVGLDPLGIQSLLDLMDKMKENGAGILMSTHILATAERYCDRFVILHNGEVRAHGTLEELREQFKMPGATLDDLYIQLTKEEVYV
- a CDS encoding HIT family protein gives rise to the protein MSDCIFCKIINGDIPSSKVYEDENVLAFLDISQVTKGHTLVIPKVHKENVYELTDEVAANVFKAVPKVANAIKAAYDPIGLNVLQNNGEAAGQSVFHFHMHLIPRYGNGDGFGAVWKTHQDQYTSDDYQKIAAEINSKI